In Deinococcus maricopensis DSM 21211, the sequence CCGGCGCCGGCGAGGACGTCGAGGGCGTGTTCGCGGGCTTCGCGGGCGCGCGTGGAGCGTGGGTACGGGGCGTGGAGGGCGAGGACCCCGACGGCGCACGGTTCACCTTCCTCATGGGCCTCGCCGCTCAGCAGCGCTTCGAGGAGGCGTTCGCCGACGCGGCGGCGCGCGGCACCGGCAGCGGCGGTCTGGAGGCGCGCGAGGCGCGCGAAGGGCGCGGCGAGGTGCAGAAGCGGCGTCCATTCTGCGGGGGCGGCGAGGCTGAGCGTGCCGACGTGGCGGCCTTCGTGTTCGAGACGGACGGCTTGCGGGGGACCGCCGGGCGTGCCGCTGAAGGCGATGATGTCGCCCCAGCTGGCGCGCACTTCGGCGTACCCGCCGCTTAGGCGTGCCAGGAGGTCGGCGAGGTCCCGTTCAGGGCGGGGGCTGTGGAGCGTGCCGGTGAGGGCGTGCAGCAGGTCCGGACTGCCAGGGGTGTGGAGGGTGGCGTGGGCGAGGATGGCGAGGGCGGCGTCGTGTACGCGGGCGTGGGGCAGGTGCGGGAGGGCGGCGAGCGCATCGGCGACGCTGTGCAGGGGGGCGTCCGGTTCGGTGAGTGGGAGGCCGAGGCGGCGG encodes:
- a CDS encoding PucR family transcriptional regulator, yielding MATFNTLRRRLGLPLTEPDAPLHSVADALAALPHLPHARVHDAALAILAHATLHTPGSPDLLHALTGTLHSPRPERDLADLLARLSGGYAEVRASWGDIIAFSGTPGGPPQAVRLEHEGRHVGTLSLAAPAEWTPLLHLAAPFARLARLQTAAAGAARRRVGERLLEALLSGEAHEEGEPCAVGVLALHAPYPRSTRAREAREHALDVLAGAGEGYFRERGLAAYTTVRRDRAVWLWHSLDPEREARDLHAALLAATSADVRLGVSLRHPGYAAAPTALRQASQALDGTTAPRAYTTYTRLDPLHALLHTDATGALRDHVRARLAPHDADGKLTATLRAYLAHAGPLPALAERLNVHPNTLRYRLRRAEEALGVDLRRPDALARLYLALGHE